Genomic segment of Dactylococcopsis salina PCC 8305:
CTGCTTTTGATTTTGCTTCCGTCGAAGAAAATACCCAAGCCCGACTTAACCCTGATCCGAACCTCCTCGAAAGTTTTGGACGAGACTCCGTTCAACAACAAGCCATCATCGGTTCAACTCGTGGCAATGATAGCTTTAACTGGGGATATGATCCCTATCACTATGGCGTTCCTGAAGGAAGTTATGCCACCGCGCAAAACGACACCACCCGCATCCTTGAATTTCGGAAGATGGTACAATCCCTCAACCAAAGTGGATTAAGAGTGGTGATGGATGTGGTTTATAATCACACCTTCGCTAACGGACTTTATACCCAAGCCGTCCTCGATAAAGTCGTTCCTGGGTACTATCACCGTTATAACAACGAAGGCGATCAGGAAAACTCCAGTTGTTGTCCTGATACTGCTACCGAGTTTGAGATGATGGAAAAACTCATGGTAGATACGATTCTTCGTTGGGCAAAAGCCTACAAAGTTGATGGTTTCCGCTTCGACTTAATGAACCTGCACACCGTTAAAAACATGGATCATTTGCGAGACACCTTAAACCGTCTCAATGTAGAACAAGACGGTGTGGATGGGGAAAGCATCTATGTTTATGGAGAAGGCTGGGATTTCGGTTCAGCAAAAGGAAAAGGACTCCATCACGCCAACCAATACAACATGGCTGGTACGGGTATCGGCACATTTAACGATAAAATTCGAGATGTGGTTCATGGCGGTTATTCAACCAACCCCCAAGAAATCCACCGTCAAGGGTTTATCAACGGTCAATCCTACGACTGGAATGGCTATTTCTACGAAAGACGTTTTCGGAATAATCTTCGCACCACCAGTGACCGACTGCGGATTAATCTGGCGGGTAGTCTCCAAGACTTCCGTATTACCGACCAAAATAACAATCAAGTCTCTGGTATTGAATTACAGGGAACTGGCTACACAAAAGACCCCCAAGAAAGCATTAATTACATTTCCAAACATGACAACGAAACGCTGTTTGACTTAAATATGTTCAAAATGCCTTTGGGTAAATCTGGAACCGCCGTCACCAGTATGAGTGAACGAGTCCGCGCTCAAAATTTAGGGTTGAGTCTTGTTGCTTTCAGTCAGGGGATTCCATTTTTCCAAATGGGAAGTGATCTCTTACGTTCTAAATCTTTGGATCATAATAGTTATGATTCTGGAGACTGGTTTAATCGAGTTGATTTTACTTACACCAAAAGTAACTTTGGCGTGGGATTACCACCCGCGTGGAGTAATCAGGAACGTTGGGGAATCATGTCACCGATGCTGAAAAATTCCAAATTTGACCCGAAAAAAGAGCAGATTTTGGATAATGCGACTCATTTCCAAGAAGTTCTCAAAATTCGGCGCAGTTCTCCCTTATTCCGTTTACGAACGAAAGAAGCAATTGAACAACGGGTTAAATTCCATAATATGGGACAAAATCAGAAAGATGGTTTAATTGTGATGTCTCTTGATGACACAGTGGGAGAAAATTTAGACCCGAATTATCAGAAAATTGTTGCTTTGTTCAACGCGGATAAGTTTGCTCAGAAAATCAAGGTTTCGGAGTTTGCTGGTACGCCAATGGTATTACATCCAGTACAAGCCAATTCACGAGATGATCGGGTTAAGTCTGCTAATTTTCAGATAAGTAGCGGCGAGTTTGAAGTTCCCCCTCGCACAGCTGCGGTTTTTGTCGTTCCTGAATAGTTTATCCCCCCTCACTGATTAAGGGGGGGAAAGAATCGATCCCCCCTAACCCCCCTTATCAAGGCAGGGCTGTTTCATTCTCGGGGTCAAAATTGAATGCGATCGCCTGAACCCCTTATTGTACGTTCGATCGAACGCTTTTTCTTACTTTTTGGCTTTTTCTTAACAAAAAAGCCGTAAAACCCCTGCTATTCCTAACATCTGGAAAAGGCAAAAAAATAGAATGAAACAGCCCTGCCTTATCAAGGGGGGAAGAATCGATCCCCCCTAACCCCCCTTATCAAGGGGGGAAGAATCGATCCCCCCTAACCCCCCTTATCAAGGGGGGAAAATTAAGGAATCGATCGCGCTAAACTTTCAAAAAGAAGTAACCGTAAAAGCCCCCCTTATGGAAGAAGGGGGGTTGGGGGGATCAAACTCGATCGCGCTAAACTTTCAAAAAGAAGTAACCGTAAAAGCCCCCCTTATGGAAGGCAGGGCTGTTTCATTCTATCAAAATGGGTAGTAGCCAAAGCCTCTCTCCAAGCCATCTTCGGGCTTCAGTAACTGATAAAAAGCCTAATAGTCTGAAAAGATTAAGACAAATGGTTTTTAATACTGAAAAGTTGACTGCTGACTGAAGATGGTGTACCGGGGAAACATCTTCAGAAAAAATAACATCTTTAACCCAATGTAGTTGGTTCTCAATTCCCCAATGTCCCTGAATCTTTTTACTAAAATTTTGAGCCGTTTGGTAACAACTACTTAAATAATAAACAATTTGATGATAAGGCTATTTTTTCGAGTGCCTTTCCTTTCTACTTTGATAAAACACTGACTACTGATCCAAATTTCTTGAAGAGTTTCTGGAATTCTAAAGACAGATACGGTTCGAGTAACTTGTCGTCCGTGACTCGTTTCTGTTCGAATATCTTCCTGATCAGAAATCTGATTATGAGCGATTTCTTCTAAACGGTTGTACAATTTCGGTTGATTTTTCTTCACCGCAATTACATAATCATTACGAGAGCGATTAATCGTTTTAATTGTTTCTTTTTGACAGTGAACTGCATCCAGAGTCAAAACTTGATTTGATAAAGGCGTGTTATTCACCATCTCTCGAACACAGTAAATTTCTGAAGTCTTTTTATTCTCTAATTTTTCTAGAGCTAAAACTAACCCATTGTCCTGACTAAACCAAGAGACAATTGAAGCAAAATTCTGCTTATTTCCGTAGGTATCAGTTAAAGTTGACTTAATACTTTTACCATCAATCGCGATCCAATTAGAAAGTTCATCTGGGGAAGATAATTGAGCAGCCCATTGGTTAAAAACTTGAATTAAATCATTATTATCTACTCCCATCATGGCTCTTCTAATTGTTGAATAAGATGGCGACTTTAGCTTAGGAGATTTTCCTAAACGAGTGAGGTAGTAATGCTTATTTTTTCCAAAGGCAGCTAAGTCTCGGTAACTTAAGTTACCCATCATTAAACCAAGAATAACAATGAAAAGTACCCACCATAGGGGATGTCTTTGTCCACTGCGATCGCGCCAGTCCTTGACTTGTTTTAAGTAACTGATTAAACTAGACATATCAGAAATTTTTCTAGAAATGCGCGATCGCGCTACTGATTTATTATCGCGATCGCGCTTTACATTTACAATTTTACCCCGAGAATGAAACAGCCCTGCCTTATGGAAGGGGGGTTGGGGGGATCAAACTCGATCGCGCTAAACTTTCAAAAAGAAGCAACCGTAAAAGCCCCCCTTATGGAAGGGGGGTTGGGGGGATCAAACTCGATCGCGCTAAACTTTCAAAAAGAAGCAACCGTAAAAGCCCCCCTTATGGAAGGGGGGTTGGGGGGATCAAACTCGATCGCGCTAAACTTTCAAAAAGAAGTAACCGTAAAAGCCCCCCTTATGGAAGGGGGGTTGGGGGGATCAAACTCGATCGCGCTAAACTTTCAAAAAGAAGTAACCGTAAAAGCCCCCCTTATGGAAGGGGGGTTGGGGGGATCAAACTCGATCGCGCTAAACTTTCAAAAAGAAGTAACCGTAAAAGCCCCCCTTATGGAAGGGGGTTGGGGGGATCAAACTCGATCGCGCTAAACTTTCAAAAAGAAGTAACCGTAAAAGCCCCCCTTATGGAAGGGGGGTTGGAGGGATCAAACTCGATCGCGCTAAACTTTCAAAAAGAAGTAACCGTAAAAGCCCCCCTTATGGAAGGCAGGGCTGTTTCATTCTATTTTTTTGCCTTTTCCAGATGTTAGGAATAGCAGGGGTTTTACGGCTTTTTTGTTAAGAAAAAGCCAAAAAGTAAGAAAAAGCGTTCGATCGAACGTACAATAAGGGGTTCAGGCGATCGCATTCAATTTTGACCCCGAGAATGAAACAGCCCTGCCTTATGGAAGGGGGGTTGGGGGGATCAAACTCGATCGCGCTAAACTTTCAAAAAGAAGTAACCGTAAAAGCCCCCCTTATGGAAGGGGGGTTGGGGGGATCAAAACTGATCAATGTCTTACTTACCTTACAATAAAAAATTAGTCTCAAGAGCTAAAGAATTAAGAAAAAACATGACTTTAGCTGAGAGGAAAATTTGGTTTGAATATCTCAGAAATTTTCCCCATCGTGTTTATCGACAGCGCCCGATCGAGCAATTTATTGTTGATTTTTATTGTCCAAAATTAAAGTTAGTGATAGAAATTGATGGTGAGAGTCATTACACTGAAAATGCTCAGGAATACGATCGAGAAAGGACTGAGGTTTTACAAGGGTATGGGTTAAGGGTGATTCGATTTAATAATGAAGAGGTCTTACAGAATTTTACAGGAGTTGTAGGAATGATTGAGGATTTGATTTCCTCTAACTTTTCTGATCAAAGTTGATCCCCCCTAACCCCCCTTATTAAGGGGGGAAAAGAGTTGATCCCCCCCAATCCCCCTTAATAAGCAGGGAAAAGAATTGATCCCTACTTAATTGATCATTTAGAAAGTGAAAGAAAACTCATGCTACTGATTCAGAATGAACAATTACTCAACTTCTTAAAACGAAATTACAGTAAGTCTGATCTACAAGAAATATTCGCCTTTTTGCAAAAACAAAACACCCTCAAATTTTCGACACTAAAAAACGGTTTATTTCCAGCGGCGATGCTGGATGAAAACACCGAATATACGGGTTATTCTAATGTTTGGGTGCGTGATAATGTTCATGTTGCTCATGCTCATTATGTGTGGGGAAAAACCGATATTGCGACAAAAAATGCACAAACTTTGATGCGGTATTTTACAAAGCATCGATCGCGCTTTGAAGCCATTATTCAACAACCGAGTTTAGCAAAAAATGTAATGAATCGTCCTCACATTCGGTTTAATGGTAACACTTTAGAAGAAAACTCAGAAGACTGGCCCCACGCTCAAAATGATGCGTTAGGTTACTTTTTATGGTTTTATTGTCTCCTCGCGCGAGAAGGGTTAATTAAAGTTAGTGAGTCGGATGTGGAAACCTTAGCACTGTTTCCTCTTTACTTTAGGGCGATCGAATTTTGGCAAGATGAAGATAGTGGACATTGGGAAGAAACTCGCAAAATTTCCGCTTCTAGTATCGGCTGTGTGATAGCGGGTTTAAAAGCATTAAAACAACTGAATTTTAATGCTGATTTTGTCGCCCACTGCTGTCAGTATAATGGAATTGTGATTACTCCTCGTCTTTTAGAAGAATTAATTCAACAAGGAAACGCAGCACTAAATCGTATTCTTCCAGCCGAATGTATTCAAGATGATCCCAAGAAAAAACGGGAATATGACGGGGCGTTATTGTTTTTGATTTATCCTTTAAATGTTGTCTCCAAAACCATGAGAGAAACCCTGCTCGATCGGGTTTTAGAAAACTTAGAAGGAAACTATGGAATTAAACGTTATTTAGGAGATTCTTTCTGGTTTCCCAACTATAAAAGCATTTTAAGCCAAAAGGAACGCACCGCCGACTTTAGTAACGAAATTGAAAAACGAGACGCATTTTTACAACCTGGCGAAGAAGCGCAATGGTGTATTTTTGATCCGATTATATCAGCAATTTTTGGACAAAAATATCAAGAAAATCCTCGCTCAAATAACCTTCAACAACAAACCCATTATCTCAACCGTTCATTAGGACAAATTACGGGAAAGGATAGCGAATTTGGTGCTTATAAATGTCCTGAACTTTATCATAGAGAAGGAGAGAAATATGTTCCCAGTGACGCGACTCCTCTCTTATGGACACAAGCCAATTTAATGATTGCGTTAAAATTTATGTCAACCGTATGTTGGGTGGAGTAGTCAACCGTAGGTTGGGTGGAGGGTAACGAAACCCAACATCAATTAGTCATTAAATCCCCCCTACCCCCCCCGATGATTGGGGGGAAAAGTAAACTGTAGGGTGACAAAACCCAACTTTTTTTAATCCCACTTTTTCCAAGTATGAAACGAAAAAAGACAATTGTACTGGTTTCCTTATCCTGCTTAATTTTAGGAAACTTAACCCCAATAGCCAACGCTCAAACAGTTAATCAAACTTGTAATTTATCCTCATCTGATGACTTTCAAGTTGGCTTTCAAATTCAAGCCAGAGACACTCAAACCGAAGCGGAAATCATCAGCGCCAAAACTCCTTCCCAAACTGAAATCACCAAGCCGAGTTTATGGTGGGCTGTGGAAAAAAATGATCCATTTGATGGCAAATTAGTGATAAATTGGATCGCAAATAAAAACAAAAAAGTGATTGATATTATTGTTAATAATCGGTTTTGGAATGGTTTAGATTATTTAGGAAAATATCGCTTTGTTAATCAGCTTGGAACAGTTGCTCGTGAATCTAATTATAATCTACAAGTGATTAGTCAACAACAAGATTGTTTAGCTACTTATACTTGTGATTTTGCTCCTAATACTCCTCAGTGTAAAATTAATTTTGATGGTACTTTTAATTAGGGCTTGCTGTTGGGAAACTGAAAGTTTTACCAAATAAGGATTTGAGGCGATTAATATCTGAGTAAAAACGCAAGTTCATTGATTGTTCAACCCTCTTGCCTCTTGCCTTTTGCCTTTTGCCTTTTGCCTCTTGCCTCTTGCCTTTTGCCTTACTAAACCAACCAATGGACTTTTTCAGCAACCCCTAATTAATACACTGTAATTTGATTTGTTGCGCGATCGATTTCACAACTGAAACTGAAACCGCATTTCCTACTTGTTTATACTGGTTTCCTCTAGAGAGAGTTTCTGGAAAAGTGAACTCTTTGGGAAATCCCTGTAATCTTAAACATTCTAATGGCGTTAATTTTCTAATCCCTTTTTCATCTTTAATAATTGGAACATTATGACCCCCTGTTCCCATATTTGCGGTTAAAGTCGGACAGACTCCCCTTTTATTTTCTCGCACATAAACCCTTCTCCACTGGTAAACTGTATTCGTTTTAACCACTTCCTTTTTTAAGCGTTCATATAAAGGTTTATTGTTATAATAAAAGTAATCATCAATTTCTTTATTCTCCAGCATCGATCGAAATTCAGTAGTTAAAGGAACGGGTTGAGGGAACGCAAAATGGGAATATGCAATTTTACTTTTAAATCCTAAAATATACAACCGTTCTCGATTTTGTGGGAGGTTTCCATAGGTCATTGTATTGAGAACTTTCTCTGTTACATAATATCCTTCTTCACTGATTAATGTTTTCATATAATTATAAGTTTTCCCCTGATCATGACTCAATAAATTCTTGACATTTTCTAAGAAAATTACAGCAGGCTTTTTTCTCCGAATAATTTCTAAAATTGTAAAGAATAAATCTCCTCTTCCTTGATCTTTTAATCCCTTGCGATAACCCGCAATAGAAAACGGTTGACAAGGAAACCCACCACATAAAACATCATGGTCTGGAATTAAATTAAAATCTTGTTGTGTTATATCTTGATTAAACAACGGTTGCGTTTCTCCTGTGAAAAGTTGAGGAGAAATCTGCTTAAAATTATGTTCATAAGTCTCTCGCGCTTTTCGATCGAGTTCACTGGCAAAAACGCATTGTAACCCTAGATCATGTAATCCATAATGAAACCCTCCGATACCAGCAAACAGATCAATAAATTTTAAGGGCTGAAATTGTAACTCTCTTCCACTCATTTTTAAACCGAAATATTTGTTTTCTAAACAGGGTTTGCTGTTGGGAAGCTGCAAGTTTTACCAAATAAGGATTTGAGGCGATTAATATCTGAGTAAAAACGCAAGTTCATTGATTGTTCAACCCTCTTGCCTCTTGCCTAAGGCAACTTGCCTCTTGCCTTTTGCCTTTTGCCTCTTGCCTTACTCAACCAACCAATGGACTTTTTTTTCAGGAGGCACTAAATATAACCATGTTCAGCGAGGAAAGAGAAGCTGATTTCACTGTCGGAATTGTTGCTAGAACGATGATGAAGCAGTTTATTGACGTATTTTCCTAAAATATCACTTTCTAAATTAACCCAGTTTCCTTCCTGCAAACTAGAGAGGTTCGTTTCTTGATAGGTAACAGGAATCACGGCACATTGAAACCAACTCCCATTGGGATCACATTCGGCGATCGTTAAACTAATCCCATTGATCGCAATACTTCCTTTCGGGATAATATAAGGAGCAATGTTTTCTTCCCATACTGTCGCCAATGCGTTCAGTGGACCAAAAGTTATTTCCCAGGCGCGATCGGTCGCGATCAATTTTAAGACACATCCCACCCCGTCAACGTGACCTGTGACAAAATGTCCGCCTAATTTCGAGCCAACTTTTAGAGAGGGTTCAAGGTTGACATAATGACTTGCCTCACCGCGACTACCAAGAGTGGTTCGGTTGAGGGTTTCTGGGGAAGCAGTGGCGATGAAGCCATCGGGTAAAAGGTTTTCTACGGTGAGACAAACGCCATCAACGGCGACACTATCACCCATAATCATTTCATCGAGGAGGGGATGGGTATGTCCTGGGGGAATGGTAATCTTAAATCGATCGCCTCCCAATTCTTGAATAATGCCTTGTGCTTGAATTAATCCAGTAAACATGAGTATCGGAGTATGATAAATAAGAGGTGAGGAAGAAAGTACAATAGGGGATGATCGGTGCTTAAAATTAGTGTACCGCATCGCTTGGATGTAAAACTCAATGCTGAAAGCAGTGGAAAGAGGCGAAGCTGATGATTGAAATGAAAGTTGCTGGGATTGCCTTAGATGCTATAACCCGAAGTCCGATCGCGCTTTTAAAAGATAGTTCCG
This window contains:
- the pulA gene encoding pullulanase-type alpha-1,6-glucosidase, encoding MMSHSTLKNTVRNLMTKRLSKVSNWGHNAPKLSSWKRLILVSIISLFFSWGQPACADSNFSTLNWVGNMFPSGTSNIILPTGESFSVYTQVYKEGVTGSYGQGSDIVCTLYWGEVKRFGGDWQTVNMTPMSYIGDANDNDEYRAVISPDTGLYEYTTRCAEEKTSTVRWQSGGNGRLTISPVPNAPERRQAMWLDQKNIAWNQEEGVTYELHYAPSGNLMVPVRSGDGINLTGGETLSWDSYENFPHINGYQAWQVPSAVKPLISAILKSESAIAAYDENGKLIDATGIQLQGVLDDLYNYSGELGVVYNQGTPALKVWAPTAKSVTLHRYENASPNASSTPSEMNFDPQTGVWTVVGDRSWDKQYYLYEVEVYVPFTGKVEKNFVTDPYSVNLSQDSRFSQIVDIYDDPSLKPEGWNQIAKPPLDAPEDMAIYEVHVRDFSRDDLTVAEVDRGTFNAFSYNGQNGKPFSDGMKHLTKLAEAGLTHIHLLPAFDFASVEENTQARLNPDPNLLESFGRDSVQQQAIIGSTRGNDSFNWGYDPYHYGVPEGSYATAQNDTTRILEFRKMVQSLNQSGLRVVMDVVYNHTFANGLYTQAVLDKVVPGYYHRYNNEGDQENSSCCPDTATEFEMMEKLMVDTILRWAKAYKVDGFRFDLMNLHTVKNMDHLRDTLNRLNVEQDGVDGESIYVYGEGWDFGSAKGKGLHHANQYNMAGTGIGTFNDKIRDVVHGGYSTNPQEIHRQGFINGQSYDWNGYFYERRFRNNLRTTSDRLRINLAGSLQDFRITDQNNNQVSGIELQGTGYTKDPQESINYISKHDNETLFDLNMFKMPLGKSGTAVTSMSERVRAQNLGLSLVAFSQGIPFFQMGSDLLRSKSLDHNSYDSGDWFNRVDFTYTKSNFGVGLPPAWSNQERWGIMSPMLKNSKFDPKKEQILDNATHFQEVLKIRRSSPLFRLRTKEAIEQRVKFHNMGQNQKDGLIVMSLDDTVGENLDPNYQKIVALFNADKFAQKIKVSEFAGTPMVLHPVQANSRDDRVKSANFQISSGEFEVPPRTAAVFVVPE
- a CDS encoding ISAs1 family transposase, with the translated sequence MVYYLSSCYQTAQNFSKKIQGHWGIENQLHWVKDVIFSEDVSPVHHLQSAVNFSVLKTICLNLFRLLGFLSVTEARRWLGERLWLLPILIE
- a CDS encoding ISAs1 family transposase, with translation MSSLISYLKQVKDWRDRSGQRHPLWWVLFIVILGLMMGNLSYRDLAAFGKNKHYYLTRLGKSPKLKSPSYSTIRRAMMGVDNNDLIQVFNQWAAQLSSPDELSNWIAIDGKSIKSTLTDTYGNKQNFASIVSWFSQDNGLVLALEKLENKKTSEIYCVREMVNNTPLSNQVLTLDAVHCQKETIKTINRSRNDYVIAVKKNQPKLYNRLEEIAHNQISDQEDIRTETSHGRQVTRTVSVFRIPETLQEIWISSQCFIKVERKGTRKNSLIIKLFII
- a CDS encoding endonuclease domain-containing protein: MSYLPYNKKLVSRAKELRKNMTLAERKIWFEYLRNFPHRVYRQRPIEQFIVDFYCPKLKLVIEIDGESHYTENAQEYDRERTEVLQGYGLRVIRFNNEEVLQNFTGVVGMIEDLISSNFSDQS
- a CDS encoding glycoside hydrolase family 15 protein; this encodes MLLIQNEQLLNFLKRNYSKSDLQEIFAFLQKQNTLKFSTLKNGLFPAAMLDENTEYTGYSNVWVRDNVHVAHAHYVWGKTDIATKNAQTLMRYFTKHRSRFEAIIQQPSLAKNVMNRPHIRFNGNTLEENSEDWPHAQNDALGYFLWFYCLLAREGLIKVSESDVETLALFPLYFRAIEFWQDEDSGHWEETRKISASSIGCVIAGLKALKQLNFNADFVAHCCQYNGIVITPRLLEELIQQGNAALNRILPAECIQDDPKKKREYDGALLFLIYPLNVVSKTMRETLLDRVLENLEGNYGIKRYLGDSFWFPNYKSILSQKERTADFSNEIEKRDAFLQPGEEAQWCIFDPIISAIFGQKYQENPRSNNLQQQTHYLNRSLGQITGKDSEFGAYKCPELYHREGEKYVPSDATPLLWTQANLMIALKFMSTVCWVE
- the dcm gene encoding DNA (cytosine-5-)-methyltransferase; translation: MSGRELQFQPLKFIDLFAGIGGFHYGLHDLGLQCVFASELDRKARETYEHNFKQISPQLFTGETQPLFNQDITQQDFNLIPDHDVLCGGFPCQPFSIAGYRKGLKDQGRGDLFFTILEIIRRKKPAVIFLENVKNLLSHDQGKTYNYMKTLISEEGYYVTEKVLNTMTYGNLPQNRERLYILGFKSKIAYSHFAFPQPVPLTTEFRSMLENKEIDDYFYYNNKPLYERLKKEVVKTNTVYQWRRVYVRENKRGVCPTLTANMGTGGHNVPIIKDEKGIRKLTPLECLRLQGFPKEFTFPETLSRGNQYKQVGNAVSVSVVKSIAQQIKLQCIN
- the ribE gene encoding riboflavin synthase; the encoded protein is MFTGLIQAQGIIQELGGDRFKITIPPGHTHPLLDEMIMGDSVAVDGVCLTVENLLPDGFIATASPETLNRTTLGSRGEASHYVNLEPSLKVGSKLGGHFVTGHVDGVGCVLKLIATDRAWEITFGPLNALATVWEENIAPYIIPKGSIAINGISLTIAECDPNGSWFQCAVIPVTYQETNLSSLQEGNWVNLESDILGKYVNKLLHHRSSNNSDSEISFSFLAEHGYI